One stretch of Halichoerus grypus chromosome 10, mHalGry1.hap1.1, whole genome shotgun sequence DNA includes these proteins:
- the LYG2 gene encoding lysozyme g-like protein 2 yields the protein MLSSILFWGLIALIGTSRGSYPFTHSMNPHLHPRLYHGCYGDIMTMETSGAACDITRLMNCGIRGSEMFAEMDLRALKTYQILIKEVGLRYCVDPALIAAIISRESHGGAVLQDGWDYRGLKFGLMQLDKKIHHPVGTWDSKEHLLQAVGILTDKIKAIQKKFPMWSVAQHLKGGLSAFKSGINAIVTPTDIDKDLVNDLLARAKFYKRHGF from the exons GCACTTCTAGGGGCTCGTACCCTTTCACTCACTCAATGAACCCTCACCTGCATCCCCGCCTGTACCATGGCTGCTACGGTGACATCATGACCATGGAGACCTCTGGTGCCGCCTGTGATATAACCAGGTTGATGAACTGCG GGATCCGTGGTTCTGAAATGTTTGCTGAGATGGATTTGAGGGCCTTAAAAACTTACCAGATTCTGATCAAAGAAGTTGGGCTGAGGTATTGTGTGGACCCTGCTCTCATTGCAGCCATCATCTCGAGAGAAAGCCATGGTGGAGCTGTCCTGCAAGATGGCTGGGACTACAGGGGACTTAAATTTGGCTTGATGCAG CTTGATAAAAAAATTCATCACCCTGTTGGTACCTGGGACAGCAAAGAACACCTTTTGCAGGCTGTTGGGATTCTAACAGACAAAATTAAGGCAATCCAGAAAAAATTCCCCATGTGGAGTGTGGCTCAACACCTCAAAG GTGGTCTCTCGGCCTTTAAGTCAGGAATCAATGCCATCGTCACCCCAACGGACATAGACAAAGACTTGGTCAATGATCTTCTCGCCCGAGCTAAATTCTATAAAAGACATGGCTTCTAG